One genomic segment of Arcobacter porcinus includes these proteins:
- a CDS encoding DUF2018 family protein: MSKFKDWFTEDEDDIFFGSPKSKFFDIVEQTHRDLVEEELDKVIEKLAVLELIISENKDEDFDLNSFINDFKERNMNEVKSMKKGLYMEISGEIISRLDS, translated from the coding sequence ATGTCAAAATTTAAAGATTGGTTCACAGAAGATGAAGATGATATCTTCTTTGGGAGTCCAAAATCAAAATTCTTTGATATTGTTGAACAAACTCACAGAGATTTAGTTGAAGAGGAACTTGATAAAGTTATTGAAAAACTTGCAGTTTTAGAACTTATAATAAGTGAAAACAAAGATGAAGATTTTGATTTAAACTCTTTTATAAATGACTTTAAAGAGAGAAATATGAATGAAGTTAAATCTATGAAAAAAGGACTTTATATGGAAATATC
- the hisD gene encoding histidinol dehydrogenase encodes MKIINTKDKNFKEEFENILARAKSDIKDVSKIVTNIIDEIIENGDEALKKHIEKFDKWEFKDANELLISTNDMEKAYKNIDDELRKSLHTAYDRIKAYHEKQLPKSWIDFEDNGTILGQKVTPVDRAGLYIPGGKAAYPSSLLMNAIPALVANVKEIVVCTPAPNNEVNELLLAACHLCGVSKVYKVGGASAVAAMAYGTKTIPKVDVITGPGNIFVATAKKLVFGEVNIDMIAGPSEIGILADKNAKANYIAIDLLSQAEHDEMASSILITTCEKLARKTDIEVETYLSKLERETIARKSIDERGAIIIARDMDEAIELMNDIAPEHLEVMTENPFELLPYIKHAGAIFLGENTPEPIGDYIAGPNHTLPTGGTAKFYSPLNVENFLKKSSIISFSKKAIQSLGEPCALLADTEGLTAHAKSVRVRLENN; translated from the coding sequence ATGAAAATAATTAATACAAAAGATAAGAATTTTAAAGAAGAGTTTGAAAATATTTTAGCAAGAGCTAAAAGTGATATAAAAGATGTTTCAAAAATTGTTACAAATATTATTGATGAAATTATTGAAAATGGTGATGAAGCTTTAAAAAAACATATAGAGAAGTTTGATAAATGGGAATTTAAAGATGCAAATGAACTTTTAATCTCTACAAATGATATGGAAAAAGCATATAAAAATATTGATGATGAATTAAGAAAATCACTTCACACAGCTTATGATAGGATAAAAGCTTATCACGAAAAACAGCTTCCAAAATCTTGGATTGATTTTGAAGATAATGGAACTATTTTAGGGCAAAAAGTAACTCCTGTTGATAGAGCAGGACTTTATATTCCAGGAGGAAAAGCTGCATATCCAAGCTCACTTCTTATGAATGCAATTCCAGCATTAGTTGCAAATGTGAAAGAGATAGTTGTATGTACACCAGCTCCAAATAATGAAGTAAATGAGTTGCTTTTAGCAGCTTGTCACTTATGTGGAGTTTCAAAGGTTTATAAAGTTGGAGGAGCAAGTGCCGTTGCAGCTATGGCTTATGGAACAAAAACTATTCCAAAAGTAGATGTAATAACAGGTCCTGGTAATATCTTTGTTGCAACAGCAAAAAAACTTGTTTTTGGAGAAGTAAATATTGATATGATAGCAGGTCCAAGTGAAATTGGGATTTTAGCTGATAAAAATGCAAAAGCAAACTATATTGCAATAGATTTACTTTCTCAAGCAGAACATGATGAAATGGCAAGTTCTATTTTGATTACAACATGTGAAAAACTTGCAAGAAAAACAGATATTGAAGTTGAAACATATTTATCAAAACTAGAAAGAGAAACAATAGCTAGAAAATCAATAGATGAAAGAGGAGCTATAATTATTGCAAGAGATATGGATGAAGCAATAGAACTTATGAATGATATTGCTCCTGAACACCTTGAAGTAATGACAGAAAACCCTTTTGAACTTTTACCATATATAAAACACGCTGGAGCAATATTTTTAGGTGAAAACACACCTGAACCAATTGGGGATTATATAGCTGGTCCAAATCATACTTTACCAACAGGTGGAACTGCTAAGTTTTATAGCCCATTAAATGTTGAAAACTTTTTGAAAAAAAGCTCAATAATTAGTTTTTCTAAAAAAGCTATTCAATCTTTAGGAGAACCTTGTGCACTGTTGGCTGATACAGAAGGTTTAACAGCTCATGCAAAAAGTGTAAGAGTAAGATTGGAAAACAACTAA
- a CDS encoding shikimate kinase has translation MNKNNIILIGFMGVGKGTVARALVKNSSMFSIDTDDLIESMENRKIKNIFASDGEAYFRNLEKKTALWLENSVENTIISTGGGFYKQENLQNIGLVIYLKSSFDGILERIKKAPNAKNKLKKRPLLQNKKEALKLFNTREKEYEKVSNIVIDVEKKDLKNIVKEILGKLNENN, from the coding sequence ATGAATAAAAACAATATTATTTTAATCGGTTTTATGGGTGTTGGAAAAGGTACAGTTGCAAGAGCTTTAGTGAAAAATTCTTCAATGTTTTCTATTGATACAGATGATTTAATCGAAAGTATGGAAAATAGAAAAATTAAAAATATTTTTGCTAGTGATGGCGAAGCTTATTTTAGAAATTTAGAGAAAAAAACTGCTCTTTGGCTTGAAAATAGTGTAGAAAATACAATTATTTCAACAGGTGGTGGATTTTATAAACAAGAAAATCTTCAAAATATTGGTTTAGTAATATATTTAAAATCATCTTTTGATGGAATTTTAGAAAGAATAAAAAAAGCACCAAATGCAAAGAATAAACTTAAAAAAAGACCACTTTTACAAAATAAAAAAGAGGCTTTGAAGCTTTTTAATACAAGAGAAAAAGAGTATGAAAAAGTTTCAAATATTGTAATTGATGTTGAAAAAAAAGATTTAAAAAATATTGTAAAAGAGATATTAGGAAAATTAAATGAAAATAATTAA
- a CDS encoding 1-aminocyclopropane-1-carboxylate deaminase, with amino-acid sequence MDFQSSKVDEVILNSQKYFVKRDDLLHKDFSGNKARKFHYFLNKNLKDYKKIVSHGSNQSNAMYSLSVLAKLKSLDFDYYVSHIPKFLEENPSGNYKKAIENGMNIIVGEVPKTFLKDELFISEGGAVKEAKYGIEILANEIKTWAKQIDIDSKKLKIFLPSGTGTTALYLQHYLPFEVLTNSCVGDDEYLEKQFLELEKTNHPKILEKDKKYHFGKLYKEFYLKHIEILKQTDIEFDLLYDSLGWIVFENYVKNLENKENYTFLYIHQGGILGNETMLERYKRKFTNI; translated from the coding sequence ATGGATTTTCAAAGTTCAAAAGTAGATGAAGTTATTTTAAATTCTCAAAAATATTTTGTAAAAAGAGATGATTTATTGCATAAAGATTTCTCTGGAAACAAAGCAAGAAAATTTCACTATTTCTTAAATAAAAATTTAAAAGATTATAAAAAGATAGTTTCTCATGGTTCAAACCAATCAAATGCAATGTACTCTTTGAGTGTTTTAGCAAAGTTAAAATCATTGGATTTTGATTATTATGTTTCACATATTCCTAAATTTTTAGAGGAAAATCCAAGTGGGAATTATAAAAAAGCTATTGAAAATGGAATGAATATAATAGTTGGTGAAGTTCCAAAAACTTTTTTAAAAGATGAGTTATTTATAAGTGAAGGTGGAGCTGTAAAAGAGGCTAAATATGGAATAGAGATATTAGCAAATGAGATAAAAACTTGGGCAAAACAAATAGATATAGATTCTAAAAAATTAAAAATATTTTTGCCAAGTGGAACTGGAACAACTGCTTTATATTTACAACACTATCTTCCTTTTGAAGTGCTTACAAACTCTTGTGTGGGAGATGATGAATATTTAGAAAAACAGTTTTTAGAGCTTGAAAAAACTAATCATCCAAAAATTTTAGAAAAAGATAAAAAATATCATTTTGGGAAATTATATAAAGAATTTTATCTTAAGCATATTGAAATTTTAAAGCAAACAGATATAGAGTTTGATTTACTTTATGATAGTTTAGGATGGATTGTTTTTGAAAATTATGTTAAGAACTTAGAAAATAAAGAAAATTATACTTTTTTATATATTCATCAAGGTGGAATTTTAGGAAATGAAACAATGTTAGAGAGATACAAAAGAAAATTTACTAATATTTAG
- a CDS encoding MotA/TolQ/ExbB proton channel family protein encodes MDILEFIHKGGAIVYILIVLNFIGFSIIIYKFLTFPKINNILQNIANNVDRTKNVEAQIEFEIKKLERGLVVIKNIAVISPLLGLLGTVVGIYSSFDVISVKGLGDPTIFSGGIAVALITTIAGIIVSIPHQIAYNHFISFVDEAELKAKKEILGA; translated from the coding sequence ATGGATATTTTAGAGTTTATTCACAAAGGTGGAGCGATTGTTTATATTTTAATAGTTTTAAATTTTATTGGTTTTTCAATAATTATCTACAAATTTCTAACTTTTCCTAAGATTAATAATATTCTACAAAATATAGCAAATAATGTTGATAGAACAAAAAATGTAGAAGCACAAATAGAGTTTGAGATTAAAAAACTTGAAAGAGGATTAGTTGTAATAAAAAATATTGCTGTTATTTCTCCACTTTTAGGTCTTTTAGGAACAGTTGTTGGAATTTATTCATCTTTTGATGTAATTAGTGTAAAAGGTTTAGGAGATCCAACAATATTTTCAGGTGGAATCGCTGTTGCTTTAATCACAACAATAGCAGGAATAATCGTATCAATACCTCATCAAATTGCATATAATCACTTTATATCTTTTGTTGATGAAGCGGAATTAAAAGCCAAAAAAGAGATTTTGGGAGCATAA
- a CDS encoding ExbD/TolR family protein, which produces MRRREQLGLDLTPIIDVVFILLIFFLVTSVFKKEELALMLDLPKAEASGVQVKTEQIFIELNLDKLAIKGIEVSFDSLEDNLKAIENKNDAIVVRIDSKVPYERVVKLLDLLQKYNLNNLALVANDIKK; this is translated from the coding sequence ATGAGAAGAAGAGAACAATTAGGTCTTGATTTAACTCCTATAATTGATGTTGTTTTTATTCTTTTAATTTTCTTTTTGGTTACAAGTGTTTTTAAAAAAGAGGAACTAGCTTTAATGCTTGATTTACCAAAAGCTGAAGCAAGTGGAGTTCAAGTAAAAACTGAACAAATTTTCATAGAACTAAACCTTGATAAACTAGCAATAAAAGGAATAGAAGTTTCATTTGACTCTTTAGAAGACAATCTAAAAGCAATAGAGAATAAAAATGATGCAATTGTTGTAAGAATAGATAGTAAAGTTCCTTATGAAAGAGTTGTAAAGCTTCTTGATTTGTTACAAAAATACAATTTAAACAACTTAGCTTTAGTAGCAAATGATATTAAAAAATAA
- a CDS encoding AI-2E family transporter, protein MQTANLKNYFFYLASFVIIMAGIKMASEIVIILFLAIFISIIFSSVLIFLQKKRIPKLISYIILILIVLTIGFILSYVINISLKDFLKNIPMYEDNLKHLVFNLINLLHNYGFELNIDRAVIMETLNISSFFGITKNLIGSISAFLSKFLLIIIGVAFILAESKSFQTKLKLIFRNDSNKINSFDLFSENIQKYFVVKTFTSFLTGLIIALMLIFFDVDYPILWGVLAMLFNFVPVVGSIIASIPAIILALMSLDILSVIWIITFYLIINISISNILEPKLMGKELGLSPLIIFFSLIFWGYILNIVGMFLAVPLTMSLKIAFDSNKNTRWLGILMSNLSSKRVKKVN, encoded by the coding sequence TTGCAAACAGCAAATCTAAAAAACTACTTCTTTTATTTAGCTAGTTTTGTAATAATTATGGCTGGAATTAAAATGGCTAGTGAAATAGTAATAATACTATTTCTAGCTATTTTTATATCAATAATATTTTCATCTGTTTTAATTTTTCTTCAAAAAAAAAGAATTCCAAAACTTATTTCATATATTATTTTAATACTAATTGTTTTGACTATTGGTTTTATTTTATCTTATGTAATAAATATCTCTCTAAAAGACTTTTTAAAAAACATCCCTATGTATGAAGACAATCTTAAACATTTGGTATTTAATTTAATAAATTTACTTCATAATTATGGATTTGAACTTAATATTGATAGAGCTGTAATTATGGAAACTTTAAATATTAGCTCATTTTTTGGTATTACAAAAAATCTAATTGGAAGTATTAGTGCATTTTTATCAAAATTTCTATTGATTATTATTGGAGTTGCTTTTATTCTTGCAGAATCAAAATCTTTTCAAACAAAATTAAAATTAATTTTTAGAAATGATTCAAATAAAATAAATAGCTTTGATCTTTTTTCAGAAAATATCCAAAAATATTTTGTTGTAAAAACTTTTACAAGCTTTTTAACTGGTTTAATCATAGCTTTAATGCTGATCTTCTTTGATGTAGATTATCCTATTTTATGGGGTGTTTTAGCTATGCTATTTAATTTTGTTCCAGTTGTTGGTTCAATTATTGCTTCTATTCCAGCAATAATCCTAGCTCTTATGAGTTTAGATATATTATCTGTTATTTGGATAATTACTTTTTATCTTATTATAAATATCTCTATAAGCAATATTTTAGAGCCAAAACTAATGGGAAAAGAGCTTGGTCTTTCTCCTTTAATAATATTCTTTTCTCTTATTTTTTGGGGATATATTTTAAATATTGTAGGAATGTTCTTAGCTGTTCCTCTTACGATGTCTCTAAAAATTGCATTTGATTCAAATAAAAATACAAGATGGCTTGGAATTTTGATGTCAAATCTATCATCAAAAAGAGTAAAAAAAGTTAATTGA
- the fbaA gene encoding class II fructose-bisphosphate aldolase — protein sequence MGVLDVVNAGVLSGSEAKKLFAYAKEQGFAIPAVNVVGTDSVNAVLEVASKVKSPIIIQFSNGGAGFYAGKGLKTSDAAVLGAISGANHVHIMAKAYNIPVILHTDHAAKKLLPWIDGLLDAGKEHFNKTGKPLFTSHMLDLSEESLEENISICVEYFKKMKELDMMIEIELGITGGEEDGVDNTNVDNSLLYTQPSEVAYAYEELSKVGENFTIAASFGNVHGVYKPGNVVLSPEILLNSQKYIEENFKTSSKPVDFVFHGGSGSELKDIRDAISYGVIKMNIDTDTQWSFWDGVRAYEDKYHGYLQGQIGNPEGEDKPNKNYYDPRKWIRAGQESMIARLKIAYSDLLALNKN from the coding sequence ATGGGTGTATTAGATGTTGTAAATGCTGGAGTTTTATCAGGTAGTGAAGCTAAAAAACTTTTTGCATATGCAAAAGAGCAAGGTTTTGCAATACCAGCTGTTAATGTTGTAGGAACAGATTCTGTAAATGCTGTTTTAGAAGTAGCATCAAAAGTTAAATCGCCAATTATTATTCAATTTTCAAATGGTGGAGCTGGGTTTTATGCTGGGAAAGGTTTAAAAACTTCAGATGCAGCTGTTCTTGGAGCTATTAGTGGAGCAAATCATGTTCATATAATGGCTAAAGCTTATAATATACCTGTAATTTTACATACAGATCATGCAGCTAAAAAGCTTCTTCCATGGATTGATGGTTTATTAGATGCAGGAAAAGAGCACTTTAATAAAACTGGGAAACCACTTTTTACATCTCATATGCTTGATTTAAGCGAAGAGAGTCTTGAAGAGAATATCTCAATTTGTGTTGAGTATTTTAAAAAGATGAAAGAGCTTGATATGATGATTGAAATTGAGTTAGGAATTACAGGTGGTGAAGAAGATGGAGTTGATAATACAAATGTAGATAACTCTTTACTATATACTCAACCAAGTGAAGTGGCATATGCATATGAAGAGTTAAGTAAAGTTGGTGAAAACTTCACAATAGCTGCAAGTTTTGGAAATGTTCATGGTGTTTATAAACCAGGAAATGTTGTACTTAGTCCAGAAATATTATTAAATTCTCAAAAATATATTGAAGAGAACTTTAAAACTTCTTCAAAACCAGTTGATTTTGTATTTCATGGAGGGAGTGGTTCAGAATTAAAAGATATAAGAGATGCTATATCTTATGGAGTTATTAAAATGAATATTGATACAGATACTCAATGGTCATTTTGGGATGGAGTAAGAGCTTACGAAGATAAATATCATGGATATCTACAAGGACAAATTGGGAACCCTGAAGGTGAAGATAAACCAAATAAAAATTATTATGATCCAAGAAAATGGATAAGAGCAGGGCAAGAAAGTATGATTGCAAGACTTAAAATTGCATATTCTGACCTTTTGGCATTAAATAAAAACTAA
- a CDS encoding peptidylprolyl isomerase, protein MKKIVLATALFGTILFAEDYYATVNGNKITKQDISILIQDPRVNYDQLPEDMKKQILDGAINRKLLAKNALSSGVEKDPTYKEALDRIKEDLALQVWQKQKIESISFSEKEKKEFYDKNKDKFNIPETFEASHILIDDESEAKSIIKELDKAINKESKFTELAASKSKDGSANNGGYLGKFASNEMVPEFSEAVKKLSKGAYTKAPVKTQFGYHVILLKDKSSARSLSYDEVKDNIENIMKSEKINKDIEALVSDLRQKAKIVIK, encoded by the coding sequence ATGAAAAAAATTGTGTTAGCAACAGCTTTATTTGGGACTATTCTATTTGCAGAAGACTACTATGCAACTGTAAATGGAAATAAAATTACTAAACAAGATATTAGTATTTTAATTCAAGATCCAAGAGTAAATTATGATCAACTTCCAGAAGATATGAAAAAACAGATTTTAGATGGTGCAATAAATAGAAAGTTATTAGCAAAAAATGCCTTATCAAGTGGAGTTGAGAAAGATCCAACTTATAAAGAAGCTCTTGATAGAATTAAAGAAGATTTGGCTCTTCAAGTTTGGCAAAAACAAAAAATTGAGAGTATTTCATTTAGTGAAAAAGAGAAAAAAGAGTTTTATGATAAAAATAAAGATAAATTCAATATTCCTGAAACTTTTGAAGCTAGTCATATATTAATTGACGATGAAAGTGAAGCTAAAAGTATAATTAAAGAGCTTGACAAAGCTATCAATAAAGAGAGTAAATTTACAGAATTAGCTGCTTCAAAATCAAAAGATGGATCTGCTAACAATGGTGGTTATTTAGGTAAGTTTGCATCAAATGAGATGGTACCTGAATTTTCTGAAGCTGTTAAAAAGTTATCAAAAGGTGCTTATACAAAAGCTCCTGTAAAAACACAATTTGGATACCATGTTATTTTATTAAAAGATAAGTCATCTGCTAGATCATTAAGCTACGATGAAGTAAAAGATAATATTGAAAATATCATGAAAAGTGAAAAAATAAATAAAGATATTGAAGCATTAGTTTCAGATCTTAGACAAAAAGCAAAAATAGTAATTAAATAA
- the hsrA gene encoding homeostatic response regulator transcription factor HsrA has protein sequence MRILIIEDEITLNRTLQEGLIDFGYQVDTAENYKDAEYFIDIRNYDLVLTDWMLPDGDGIELCKIVKNRSSRTAVVIISARDDKESEIEALKSGADDFIKKPFDFDILLARIEARLRFGGTNIIEIDDLVINPDEEKIEYAGEEIELKGKPFEVLTHLARHRDQIVSKEQLLDAIWEEPELVTPNVIEVAINQIRQKMDKPLNISTIETIRRRGYRFCYPNQVSEEK, from the coding sequence ATGAGAATTTTAATTATAGAAGATGAAATAACTTTAAATAGAACTTTACAGGAAGGATTGATTGATTTTGGATATCAAGTTGACACTGCAGAAAACTATAAAGATGCTGAATACTTCATTGATATTAGAAATTACGATTTAGTTCTTACAGATTGGATGCTTCCAGATGGTGATGGTATTGAGCTTTGTAAAATTGTAAAAAATAGAAGTTCTAGAACAGCTGTTGTAATTATCTCTGCAAGAGATGATAAAGAGAGTGAAATTGAAGCTCTTAAATCTGGAGCTGATGATTTTATTAAAAAACCATTTGATTTTGATATTTTACTTGCAAGAATTGAAGCAAGATTAAGATTTGGTGGAACAAATATTATAGAAATTGATGACTTAGTTATAAATCCAGATGAAGAAAAAATTGAATACGCAGGTGAAGAGATTGAACTAAAAGGTAAACCTTTTGAAGTTTTAACTCATTTAGCAAGACATAGAGATCAAATTGTTTCAAAAGAGCAATTATTAGATGCTATTTGGGAAGAGCCTGAACTTGTAACTCCAAATGTTATTGAAGTTGCTATTAATCAAATTAGACAAAAAATGGATAAACCTCTAAACATTTCAACTATTGAAACTATTAGAAGAAGAGGTTATAGATTCTGTTATCCAAACCAAGTTTCTGAGGAAAAATAG
- a CDS encoding HAMP domain-containing sensor histidine kinase: MKSRSIYKQFYIKLIIATSLFILSLSFLFFEYSRNSFYNNISESLLVQAKNIEEKYKITNIIEENTNPFYSIRLINNILSLNVYSYSRISKDEKDFVKIDYPLNNNLLLEIRKDITLEKDLLYTIILKNYLSLAVPIFILMLIYSLFVSKNLLRPIVEINKKLSNMDENSLSQIDTKNLPTEFLTLANSINSLTNRIGTYLRFKKELYIGIAHELKTPLAVMKLKNELMLRKPREKEAYIDTINLTISEINSMNIMISSILDIGRTEGAQFEQAKNIELVSYINKKVEDYKMLASQKDINMRFVTNVSSLNISIQETLFMQILQNFVQNAIKFTPNEKSIEIGLKKVDNHINIYVLDEGLGIDESVDVFAPFKKIGKENGVGLGLYLAQIASDALNAKISLKNRDDGKSGAIAKLELHNNKEDEIF, from the coding sequence ATGAAAAGTAGAAGTATTTATAAACAGTTTTATATAAAACTGATTATTGCAACTTCTCTTTTCATTCTTTCTTTGTCATTTCTCTTTTTTGAATACTCTAGGAACTCTTTTTATAACAATATTTCTGAAAGCTTATTAGTTCAAGCAAAAAATATTGAAGAAAAATATAAGATTACAAATATAATTGAAGAGAATACAAACCCTTTTTATAGTATTAGACTTATTAATAATATATTATCTTTAAATGTTTATTCTTACTCAAGAATAAGTAAAGATGAAAAAGATTTTGTAAAAATAGATTACCCTTTAAATAACAATTTACTATTAGAAATAAGAAAAGATATAACTTTGGAAAAAGATCTTTTATATACAATCATTCTAAAAAACTATCTATCTTTAGCTGTTCCTATTTTTATTTTGATGCTTATTTACTCTTTGTTTGTTTCAAAAAACTTACTAAGACCTATTGTTGAAATAAATAAAAAGCTATCAAATATGGATGAAAATTCTCTTTCTCAAATTGATACAAAGAACCTTCCAACAGAGTTTTTAACTCTTGCAAACTCTATAAACTCGCTAACAAATAGAATAGGAACTTATCTAAGATTCAAAAAAGAGCTTTATATTGGAATTGCACATGAACTTAAAACTCCACTTGCTGTTATGAAATTAAAAAATGAATTAATGCTTAGAAAACCAAGAGAAAAAGAGGCTTATATTGATACTATTAATCTTACAATTAGTGAAATAAATAGTATGAATATAATGATTAGCTCGATTTTAGATATTGGAAGAACAGAAGGTGCACAATTTGAACAGGCAAAAAATATAGAGTTGGTTTCATATATTAATAAAAAAGTTGAAGATTATAAAATGTTAGCTTCACAAAAAGATATAAATATGAGATTTGTTACAAATGTTTCATCTCTTAATATATCTATTCAAGAGACACTTTTTATGCAAATTCTTCAGAACTTTGTACAAAATGCAATAAAATTTACTCCAAATGAAAAATCAATTGAAATTGGTTTAAAAAAAGTTGATAACCATATAAACATTTATGTTTTAGATGAAGGTTTGGGAATTGATGAATCAGTTGATGTTTTTGCACCATTTAAGAAAATTGGAAAAGAAAATGGAGTTGGTTTAGGTTTATATTTAGCACAAATTGCAAGTGATGCTTTAAATGCTAAAATATCTTTAAAGAACAGAGACGATGGGAAATCAGGTGCTATTGCAAAGCTAGAGCTTCACAATAACAAAGAAGATGAGATTTTCTAA
- a CDS encoding CoA-binding protein has translation MECEFPTVNSNKEEIKAIFEETKTIAIVGLSPNSEKASFKVAQYLQNNGFKIVPIYPKEDEILGEKVYRSLSEIPFSIDMIDIFRKPDAILKVVDEVIKIKDEKNIKSVWFQLGLANNEAAQNALKAGLKVVQNKCTKIEHNAIYS, from the coding sequence ATGGAGTGTGAATTTCCAACAGTTAATTCAAATAAAGAAGAGATAAAAGCTATATTTGAAGAGACAAAAACTATTGCTATTGTAGGGCTTTCTCCAAATAGTGAAAAAGCATCTTTCAAAGTTGCACAATATTTACAAAATAATGGTTTTAAAATTGTTCCAATTTATCCAAAAGAGGATGAAATATTAGGAGAGAAAGTTTATAGATCTTTATCAGAGATCCCTTTTTCTATTGATATGATTGATATTTTTAGAAAACCTGATGCTATTTTAAAAGTAGTTGATGAAGTTATAAAAATAAAAGATGAAAAAAATATAAAATCTGTTTGGTTTCAACTTGGACTTGCAAATAATGAAGCAGCACAAAATGCTTTAAAAGCTGGATTAAAAGTTGTACAAAATAAGTGTACAAAAATAGAGCATAATGCTATTTACTCTTAG
- a CDS encoding DHH family phosphoesterase: MRLFHISHTDLDGYACQFLTNKVFSKNTFYNANYGLEVKQALKQALLDIEKHKDEKILFIISDLNLTPQESAELDKNIDELKEFGCDITLQLLDHHITGKKSSEKYDWYFLDDKRCATKIVFDYLKDNFDAKIDEYKELVDTINAVDIWLENEVENFEFGKVLMSSIIKAREINSILFASLDREYKFYILDKAKDYLNFEDRHIVLDNDMHKIKKDYLKENKDDTLDNLSAKYLVKSLDNIKDELTIVYNGQKGLMTYCLGSISIPANSFLRANSDYDFFIDINKKGNASFRADGKLDVSQLAMKLANGGGHINASGCKFEDFVDSIYIQDIKKYIQNKLDNLK; this comes from the coding sequence ATGAGATTATTTCATATTTCACACACAGATTTAGATGGATATGCTTGTCAATTTTTGACAAATAAAGTTTTCTCTAAAAATACTTTTTATAATGCAAATTATGGATTAGAGGTCAAACAAGCATTAAAACAAGCACTACTTGATATAGAAAAGCATAAAGATGAAAAAATACTTTTTATAATAAGTGATTTAAATTTAACTCCTCAAGAGAGTGCGGAACTTGATAAAAATATTGATGAATTAAAAGAGTTTGGGTGTGATATTACTTTACAATTATTAGATCATCATATAACTGGTAAAAAAAGCTCAGAAAAATATGATTGGTATTTTTTAGATGATAAAAGATGTGCTACAAAAATAGTTTTTGACTATTTAAAAGATAATTTTGATGCAAAGATTGATGAATATAAAGAGCTTGTAGATACTATAAATGCTGTTGATATTTGGTTAGAAAATGAAGTAGAAAACTTTGAGTTTGGAAAAGTTTTAATGTCATCTATAATAAAAGCAAGAGAGATAAATAGTATTTTATTTGCCTCTTTAGATAGAGAATATAAGTTTTATATTTTAGATAAAGCAAAAGATTATTTGAATTTTGAAGATAGGCATATAGTTTTAGATAATGATATGCATAAAATTAAAAAAGATTATCTAAAAGAGAATAAAGATGATACTTTAGATAATTTAAGTGCAAAATATTTAGTAAAATCTTTGGACAATATAAAAGATGAATTAACAATAGTTTATAATGGACAAAAAGGACTTATGACTTATTGTTTAGGTTCTATTTCTATTCCTGCAAATAGTTTTCTAAGAGCAAATAGTGATTATGATTTCTTTATTGATATTAATAAAAAAGGAAATGCATCTTTTAGGGCAGATGGAAAACTTGATGTTTCACAATTAGCTATGAAATTAGCAAATGGTGGTGGACATATAAATGCAAGTGGATGTAAATTTGAAGATTTTGTAGATTCAATATATATTCAAGATATAAAAAAATATATTCAAAATAAATTAGATAATTTAAAATAA